In Atopobium sp. oral taxon 416, the genomic stretch GTGTTGGGATAGAGCAAACACTCACGTGACTACTCAGTGTGATCTACACACAAACGACTTCAGTAAAACCAATGCAGCCCCCTTCCTTTAATGGGCGAGAGCTACATTCTCTTATACGTCTTACTGTTGGGCCTTTTCTTTCCCATCCGCAACCTGTCCCACCTGGTTCAGCCACACGTAGGTTACAAAACTGCTAACCTCGTCGACCAGGCCCCCTTTGCGGTACGCTATATACAGGTTGCGCTCACCGGGAGCTCCTTTGATCTCAAAGGAGCAGAACCTTCTTTTTTTCCACGGTCGGCTACCACACGCTCGAACACGATCATGATCCCATACCCACATTCAACCAGGTTCTCGGTCGTCTCCTGATCGTTGATCCAGGCACCGACGCGTAACTTCCGTTCGTCTATGTTAAGGGCATCCAAGATCCGACCCACTATCATCCTGCTGGCACTGCTTTCGCGACGCAGCACGAGGTTTCATGCAAGAGCAGCGAGCGTACTTCTTCGATCGTCAGTTCCTTTTCGGGATACTGCTCACTCACAGGTATCACTGGCACGAGCCGATCCCGGCCAAAGGGAATGCATTCCAAGCTCTCCTCGTCGGCGTTCATACCGATCAAACCGACATCGTAGATCCCCTCGGTGAGGCCAGTGATAGAGACCGGTGATAATATCACGGAAGCCACTCTGTGAGATCATGAATTCGGTTTCAAGATGCTCCTGGGTGAAGCTTTTCAAGATGTCCGGCAACAGATACGCAGAAAGGATTGCGGAAGCCCCGAGATAGATCGTGTTGTTCTTTCGTGTTCGGCTTGTCTCAACGAGGCGATCACACCTCGAGAGGATATGCTCGGCTTACTCAAACACCTTCGGTCCGACCGACGTCGTCTCAACACGCCTTGAGGTGCGCAGGACCAACGGGACTCTCAGCTCCTCCTAAAGGGTACGGCCATGGGTCGACACACTCAGCTGTGAGATACCGAACTTATCTGCGGCGCAGATGGAGCTCTCACACCGAATGACCGCCACAAATGGCTGGAGCTGTTTGAAATCCATAGATCCCTCTCTCTGTACCTACCTGCTGTATATCAAATCTTGGCATTCCCATAAACTACAGTTTACGGGATTTTGGCGTGACCCATACCTCAATCGACGTGAATTTGCTGAGGTGTTGCCAAAACACACAGTTGCCGCTCTGCTGGCTTTTGCTTGTGTGCAATGTTTACGGCAGCGTTGATGTCTACGCTCACCAAGATGCTATCTTTGAGTTCGCTATAGGCCGCCTGTAATGTGCTTGTCTAAGAAAAGGTGTGCTTACTTGTCAGCGGGCTTGTATTCGATCCCCACCCATACAGGATGCTTTGGACGTGTAGGTCTCTTTCTGCTGTATGTATCGGTATGTAAGCTAGCGTTTGGACAACCTACAGGGAATCTGTATGAACACTTGATCATTCTTTCTGCCGTGGCTGCTTCCTGCTTGCATCCCATGGTGGATCCAACAATCAGTGTGTCTGTGTTCTTTCTGTATGCACAAGTTGGTGAGGGTGCATGGCGCTTTGAGCATGCAGTCTTGCACACGCCGACCCCCTTTGTCGGCTACCTGTCGGAACTTGCCTGTGTCTAGTCGGCTTTTCAGATACGCCAAGTGCCTGTTGCAATAGTGGTTGGCTGACTTGAGCTATCGCCTGCCAACCAAGCGCCCATGCTCTGAGGTGAGCCGTACGGCGAGATTGTTAGCTTCTATATCCACTCCCATAACACAGCACTCATTCAAGCTAAGGGGTTGTTGGGCTTTAAGCACATATTGGATTTTGAAAGCAGCTGTTGGTTGTTTAGAGAGGATACCCTTGATACACTGCCCCATCCAAACATCCGACATGGCCCGGATAGGTCTGTGTGAGCTGCCTGTGAGCGGGCAGTCTCTACAACCCGTTCGTGGGAAGTATCAGCAAGAACACACTACCTTTTGTCCTGTAGTGTGAGATCAACACTTGAGGATAGCTGTAGTCGCCACTCTTGTATCTTCTCAATAGTATAGGGGAAGCTTTCAAGCTATAGGCGACACCCTTTATCGTGTGTGTGGCTACTTCAGCTTGCAACATCTTGTAGGTATCGTTGGTTTTGCACAGATGATAGTTGGTCTTTCAGCTGAAAAGCCCGCCTGCAATGAAGAGATGCTGCCTTGTTTGATACAAAGCCTTGCTGTAGAGGTTGTTCGCATATAGGCAAAGACATTTCAACTTGCGATAGTGGTTGGCGCTGAGATGGCAGCTGTAGTTGGTTTGCACTCCATACTGCATGCTTGTCTTACCTGCCTAAATATCGATAGCTTGCTGTATGCAATATATTCACTGACACCTAAGAGCAAGAAGCGCCACCTTGAACAATCACTGTGAGCACAAAAACCCTTCGAGATACCTGCTTTGCTGCCACCTCATCTTTTCCACCAACTATCAAAGGAAGACACTCATCACTTAGGTGATGATCACAGATATCACTTAGCTCTCACTAAAAAATCGCTCTGCAGCACACCATCCAAATACTCCACATGCAAACCGACAAAGACCATATCCACTACATGATCCAAACACTCGTGCGTGCTTTGTATGCACTCACCGCCTTTCACATATGGGAGGCCCATGCATCATAGTTGTGCCATGTCTGCTGGCATGAACATATGTTCTGGTCAAGTGGATACTTCATTGCCACCACAGGTGAAGTCAGCACCGAAACCCTCAAACACTTGAAAGCTAAGGCAGACATGATTGGACGGCATCTCATCCTGCAAGCTGAAGTTCCACAGGTTTCACGCCACAAATCTTCTATAAAGCACTGACTACTTGTACTGGTCTGTCTTCTCTACTTGCCTACGCAGAGAGCACTCTCACCGAAATCATTCCTTTACTAAAAGTCAGATTAAGCTAATATATTTTCATAAGTTAGCTCTAGCTTACTTATTGATAGTTCTCCTCCCTTCAACAGCAGAAG encodes the following:
- a CDS encoding LysR family transcriptional regulator — translated: MDFKQLQPFVAVIRCESSICAADKFGISQLSVSTHGRTL